CTGGCGACCGACCTGGACCGGGACCGCCGTATAGGTGGTGCCGTTTTTGACGAAGATCACTTGCTTTTCCTCCAGGGTCTGGAGCGCGTCGACCGGAACCGCGATGTTTGCGGGTGTCTGAGTCGTGACGAACTGGCCCTCAATCGCCATGCCTGGACGCAGATCTTCCGCGGCGGATGCCGGCAGCTTGACAATCGCCGTCAGGGTTTGGGTGCGCGGATCGACCGAGGGCAGCATGGACGAGACGGTGGCGGTGATCACCTTGCCGCCCAGGGTCTTGATGGTGACCGTCTGCCCGGAGCGCACCGATTCGGCGTCACGCGGGAACAGGTAGAACGAGGCCTGGATGGCGTTCGAGCTGGCGATCACATACATGGCGCGTTCGCCGGCGGTGATGTCGCCGACATTGGCGTTCTTCTCGATGATCGTGCCGGAAATGCCGGCTGGAACCGAATAGGTCTGCAGGCTCTCGCTCGATTCGACACGCGCCAGGGTCTGGCCTTTGCTGACC
This window of the Asticcacaulis excentricus CB 48 genome carries:
- a CDS encoding efflux RND transporter periplasmic adaptor subunit — translated: MTSLNTYLSRSLLLAGVAGLVMLSACGKKPEAPAAEKPAAEAPKAEGEGDGHGHGAEGGEEGHGEEAGVEKTTMTDEAAKAGGVEIGVAGPGNIDETVTIAGRVEIAPEGRGEVRAWYPGRIMSMTAQLGQKVSKGQTLARVESSESLQTYSVPAGISGTIIEKNANVGDITAGERAMYVIASSNAIQASFYLFPRDAESVRSGQTVTIKTLGGKVITATVSSMLPSVDPRTQTLTAIVKLPASAAEDLRPGMAIEGQFVTTQTPANIAVPVDALQTLEEKQVIFVKNGTTYTAVPVQVGRQSARMVEITGGLQGGETIVTKGAFLIRADIAKSGAEHEH